The window ACCGCATCGGGGGTGTGGACGAGCATGACCGGCGCCCGCAGCGCATAGCGGGCCCAGTCGCTGGCCGGGTCGTCGCCGTCGGCGCCCAGGATCGGCCCGCAGCGCGCCGAGTCGAGCTGGCTCCAGACCAGCTGACGGGTGGAGCGCCAGCCGGTGAACTTTCCGGCGAGGACGGGAGAGTTCGCGGCGATCGCGATCATCGTCGGTCCCAGCGCGTGCGCGAGCCGGACGCGCTCGGCCCAGCCCGTCCGCGGCCCGGCCTCGAGATTGACCTGAACCGAGGCCGTCGACGTCATCATCGCCGCCCCGGCCTCCGGCGTACCGCTCTCCGCGAAGAAGCGTTCCATGGCCGCATACCGGGAACCGGGGTTGACCCGTCCCGCGGGCCGCACCGGGTCGGCGCCCACGAGCACCAGGCCCAGCCCGACCCGCTCGAACGCCTCCCGCAGCACCGACCGGTCCGCGGACATGCCCGTCACGGCCTCCGCGGTGCCGGCCGCCGGCGGTCCGGAGAGTTCGACGGCACCGCCGGGTTCCACGGTCACCAGGCTGCCGCCGGGCAGCTGCGGCAGGTTCGCGATCGTGGCGGTCAGCTCGTCCCAACCCGGTCGGCGCACCGGATCGGACAGGTCATAACAG is drawn from Mycolicibacterium gilvum and contains these coding sequences:
- the egtA gene encoding ergothioneine biosynthesis glutamate--cysteine ligase EgtA, whose translation is MAHTMASDGVLEHGVDPLTSAEDAAQHIVDTCLKDVPVGPVGLEIEAHCYDLSDPVRRPGWDELTATIANLPQLPGGSLVTVEPGGAVELSGPPAAGTAEAVTGMSADRSVLREAFERVGLGLVLVGADPVRPAGRVNPGSRYAAMERFFAESGTPEAGAAMMTSTASVQVNLEAGPRTGWAERVRLAHALGPTMIAIAANSPVLAGKFTGWRSTRQLVWSQLDSARCGPILGADGDDPASDWARYALRAPVMLVHTPDAVPVTQWVPFADWADGRVLLDDRRPTLADLDYHLTTLFPPVRPRGFLEVRYLDSVPDAVWPAVVFTLATLLDDPVAADVAAEATEPVATSWDRAAQLGLDDRRLHTAAVRCVYAAAERAPAALVESMDVLTRSVEQGRSPGDDFADRAVRDGIAAAVTRLARGEM